The sequence ACTAATATAGAAAAACTAGATATTTTGGTTAGGGATATAAATGAAAATTATGGAGATAAAGTTTTTGCAAGAAGTTGGAGTATGGATAATCAAAGTTTATTAAGTGCAATAAATTTTGAAAAATTTGTATTAGTTTCAATACTAAGTTTAATAATATTAATTGCATCTTTTGCAATATCTGTAATTTTAAATATGATAGTAAGAGAGAAAATAACTGATATTGGGATTTTGAAAGCAACTGGATATAATGACAGGAATATTTTAAAAATATTTCTATTTGAAGGTCTAATAATAGGAATAGTGGGAATGATAATATCTATATTACTTTCACCATTAATAATAATATTTTTAAGAATAATATTTAAATATTATGTGACAACTACTTATTATTTAGATACATTACCTATAAGAATTAGTATAGTTGAAATGATAATTATCTATTTTATATCATTTATACTTATACTACTATCAACTATACTTCCTTCTATTAAGGCATCAAAAATGAATCCAACTGAAGCAATAAAATATAATAATTAGGAGTAAAAATGCTTGAATTAAAAGATGTAGGTAAAACATATGTAACTAAAGCTGAAAAAATAGAAGTATTAAAGGATATAAATTTTAAATTTGAAAATGGTGATTTTTTTTCTATACAGGGTAAATCTGGTAGTGGTAAGACAACTTTATTAAATATTTTAGGATTACTTGATTTTCCAACTGAGGGTGAAGTATTTATAGATGGAGAAAAAGTACTGAATAATAAATTGACAGATTTAAGAAGGAAAAAAGTTGGTTTTGTTTTTCAATTTCACTATTTATTAAATGAATTTACTGCACTAGAAAATGTGATGATACCAGCATTAGTTGATGGTAAAAATAGAAAAAAAGAAATAGAAGAAAAAGCAAAAAAAATATTAGAAGAGGTTGGTTTAAAAGAAAGAATTAATCACAAACCAAATGAACTTTCAGGTGGAGAAAAACAAAGAGTTGCTATTGCGAGAGCTTTAATAAATGAACCTGAAATTATTCTTGCTGATGAACCTACAGGAAATTTAGATTATGAAACTAGTAATTTGATTAATGAACTATTTGTGAATTTAAATAAAAAAGGGCAAGGAATAATAATAGTTACTCATAGTATAGAGCTAGCTAATTTGGCCAAAGTAAAATATAAGATAGAAAATGGTAAATTAAAACAAATTTAAACTTGAAAAAAAAGATTTTGAGGGTATAATATAGTAAGGAAGCAATGAAGGGAAGTGCTATTATGAAAATAATTATTAGTGGTAAACAATTAGAAATGACAGAACCTATTAAGGAATATGTTGAAAGTAAAATTTCCAAAATTACTAAGTATCTAGAAAATATTAATGAAACTCATGTAACATTAACTGTTGAACCTACAAAATCTGAAGGTAAAATATATAAAGCAATTGCTACAGTTTATGCACCAAATAAAACACTTAGACAAGAAGAAAGTGATCCAGATTTATATGCTGCTATAGATAATTTATCATCAGGATTAGAAAGACAAGTTAGAAAATATAAAGAAAAAATGAAAGATAGAACAGAATAAAATATTGTATTATTTAATTCCTCAAAACTATTGTTTTGGGGAATTTTATTTTTAAATAGGTAATGTTTACAATGAAATGCACACAATAAAAAATATGGACTAAATACCATAAATACAGGATTTTAATCTTGTTTGGTATATGGTCCATTTTTTGATTTCATTGACACAATAGCTATAACTTTTTAAAATAGGTGTGTTGGAATAATATTTTGTTCTACATTTTTAGGAGCAAATGCACAATTTTTTTTAAATGAAATGCACAAAATTAACTAAGAATGGAGATAAAAATGCAATTAAAAATTAATGATAGAATTAAAATTGAAATGTATTTAAGAAAAGGTAAATCAATAAAATATATTTCAGAATTAATAGGGGTTTCTTATCACACAATACTTAGAGAGATTACCAATAGAAGGGTACTAAAATTTAATTCTAGATTACCATATGGACATATTTCAACAATTGATGAACATAATTGTGACATATTAAAGAAACAACCTGTAGTTTGTAATAAGTGCCCTAGATTTCATAAAAATAATTGTACCCATGATTTTGTTGTTTATGATTCTATTAAGGCTAATGAAATATATTTAGAAGGTAAAAAGAAAAAAAGTACACCAAAAAGAGATAAATTTCTTAAATTAGTTGAAAAATATATAAAAAGAGGTCAACCAA is a genomic window of Streptobacillus felis containing:
- a CDS encoding ABC transporter ATP-binding protein gives rise to the protein MLELKDVGKTYVTKAEKIEVLKDINFKFENGDFFSIQGKSGSGKTTLLNILGLLDFPTEGEVFIDGEKVLNNKLTDLRRKKVGFVFQFHYLLNEFTALENVMIPALVDGKNRKKEIEEKAKKILEEVGLKERINHKPNELSGGEKQRVAIARALINEPEIILADEPTGNLDYETSNLINELFVNLNKKGQGIIIVTHSIELANLAKVKYKIENGKLKQI
- the hpf gene encoding ribosome hibernation-promoting factor, HPF/YfiA family, which produces MKIIISGKQLEMTEPIKEYVESKISKITKYLENINETHVTLTVEPTKSEGKIYKAIATVYAPNKTLRQEESDPDLYAAIDNLSSGLERQVRKYKEKMKDRTE
- a CDS encoding helix-turn-helix domain-containing protein, which produces MQLKINDRIKIEMYLRKGKSIKYISELIGVSYHTILREITNRRVLKFNSRLPYGHISTIDEHNCDILKKQPVVCNKCPRFHKNNCTHDFVVYDSIKANEIYLEGKKKKSTPKRDKFLKLVEKYIKRGQP